From the Solanum stenotomum isolate F172 chromosome 4, ASM1918654v1, whole genome shotgun sequence genome, one window contains:
- the LOC125862872 gene encoding signal peptidase complex-like protein DTM1: MKNVEKNFQISMACLAVVIVFIGLYTQSLNKMIVTYFIGILGILGVFLPDWESFDQSVSHWGTPFKVDEFTAESCRSVRFRFYPVRMAIFTILYGFGVYKWWMFISTQ, translated from the exons ATGAAAAACGTTGAAAAGAATTTCCAAATATCAATGGCCTGTTTGGCTGTAGTTATAGTATTTATAGGTTTGTACACTCAATCTTTAAACAAAATGATAGTCACTTACTTTATTGGTATTTTAGGGATCCTTGGTGTGTTTTTACCTGATTGGGAGTCCTTTGATCAAAGTGTCTCGCATTGGGGCACTCCTTTCAAAGTGGATGAGTTCACCGCTGAGTCTTGCAGATCGGTCAG GTTTAGATTTTATCCAGTCAGAATGGCTatcttcacaattttatatGGATTTGGTGTATACAAGTGGTGGATGTTTATATCCACTCAATAA
- the LOC125862682 gene encoding probable carbohydrate esterase At4g34215 isoform X2: protein MLPLLLLMLLSHSRWVATANVTNGCNSIAKNIFILSGQSNMSGRGGVFNQTSSSGTVNLTWDGIVPPECQPNPSVLRLNGGLTWVEAHEPLHKDIDVNKTCGVGPGMSFANELKMDDPDIGVIGLVPCAIGGTNITQWVRGGWLYNEMIRRTKVALQGGGTIRGMLWYQGESDAIDLDDAKLYKGRLKKFFKDVRRDLELPTLPIVQVALATAPGPYMEVIRKAQLGINLPNVRCVDAKGLPIGPDLLHLTTPAQVQLGKMLANAFLQTQRENAN from the exons atgcttcCCCTTCTATTGTTGATGCTTTTGTCACATTCGCGGTGGGTAGCCACCGCGAATGTAACCAATGGTTGTAATTCAATCGCGAAGaacattttcattttatctGGACAAAGCAACATGTCAGGGCGTGGTGGAGTCTTTAATCAAACCAGCTCATCAGGTACGGTTAATTTGACTTGGGATGGTATTGTTCCGCCTGAATGTCAGCCCAATCCATCAGTCCTCCGACTCAACGGAGGACTTACATGGGTTGAGGCTCACGAGCCCTTGCACAAAGACATAGATGTGAATAAAACTTGTGGGGTTGGGCCGGGTATGTCATTTGCTAATGAACTCAAAATGGATGACCCGGATATTGGAGTGATTGGATTGGTCCCCTGCGCGATAGGAGGGACAAATATTACTCAATGGGTGCGCGGTGGATGGCTTTATAACGAAATGATAAGGAGGACTAAGGTCGCGTTACAAGGTGGAGGGACAATAAGAGGGATGTTGTGGTACCAAGGGGAGAGTGATGCAATTGATCTTGATGATGCTAAATTGTATAAAGGTAGATTGAAGAAATTCTTTAAAGATGTTCGTAGAGATTTGGAGCTACCTACACTCCCTATTGTTCAG GTGGCATTGGCAACAGCACCAGGGCCATATATGGAAGTGATTAGAAAAGCTCAATTGGGAATTAATCTTCCAAATGTGAGATGTGTAGATGCTAAAGGGCTTCCAATTGGGCCAGATTTGTTGCATCTTACAACTCCAGCACAAGTCCAGCTTGGGAAGATGCTGGCTAATGCCTTCCTTCAAACTCAAAGG GAAAATGCTAATTAA
- the LOC125862682 gene encoding probable carbohydrate esterase At4g34215 isoform X1 → MLPLLLLMLLSHSRWVATANVTNGCNSIAKNIFILSGQSNMSGRGGVFNQTSSSGTVNLTWDGIVPPECQPNPSVLRLNGGLTWVEAHEPLHKDIDVNKTCGVGPGMSFANELKMDDPDIGVIGLVPCAIGGTNITQWVRGGWLYNEMIRRTKVALQGGGTIRGMLWYQGESDAIDLDDAKLYKGRLKKFFKDVRRDLELPTLPIVQVALATAPGPYMEVIRKAQLGINLPNVRCVDAKGLPIGPDLLHLTTPAQVQLGKMLANAFLQTQRVFLPSSNSN, encoded by the exons atgcttcCCCTTCTATTGTTGATGCTTTTGTCACATTCGCGGTGGGTAGCCACCGCGAATGTAACCAATGGTTGTAATTCAATCGCGAAGaacattttcattttatctGGACAAAGCAACATGTCAGGGCGTGGTGGAGTCTTTAATCAAACCAGCTCATCAGGTACGGTTAATTTGACTTGGGATGGTATTGTTCCGCCTGAATGTCAGCCCAATCCATCAGTCCTCCGACTCAACGGAGGACTTACATGGGTTGAGGCTCACGAGCCCTTGCACAAAGACATAGATGTGAATAAAACTTGTGGGGTTGGGCCGGGTATGTCATTTGCTAATGAACTCAAAATGGATGACCCGGATATTGGAGTGATTGGATTGGTCCCCTGCGCGATAGGAGGGACAAATATTACTCAATGGGTGCGCGGTGGATGGCTTTATAACGAAATGATAAGGAGGACTAAGGTCGCGTTACAAGGTGGAGGGACAATAAGAGGGATGTTGTGGTACCAAGGGGAGAGTGATGCAATTGATCTTGATGATGCTAAATTGTATAAAGGTAGATTGAAGAAATTCTTTAAAGATGTTCGTAGAGATTTGGAGCTACCTACACTCCCTATTGTTCAG GTGGCATTGGCAACAGCACCAGGGCCATATATGGAAGTGATTAGAAAAGCTCAATTGGGAATTAATCTTCCAAATGTGAGATGTGTAGATGCTAAAGGGCTTCCAATTGGGCCAGATTTGTTGCATCTTACAACTCCAGCACAAGTCCAGCTTGGGAAGATGCTGGCTAATGCCTTCCTTCAAACTCAAAGGGTGTTTCTCCCCtcttcaaattcaaactag